One Paenibacillus sp. SYP-B4298 genomic window, CGGCCTGGGTCAGAGCGGCAACTGGTCCTGGAGAATCGGAGCGAGCCATATTCACCAGGGCTATCAGAACGTGCTGGCATCGTTCGCACTGTCTGATGGCGGTCTGACGCCGCAATCAGCTACGGCTGGACAGGACTGGGAGAACACGCTGAAGCGTCAATTGGAGTTCTACACCTGGCTGCAATCTGCCGAGGGCGCAATTGCCGGCGGAGCAACCAATAGCTGGGGAGGCGATTACAAGGCTTATCCTGCCGGTAAGAGCACCTTCTACGGGATGGCGTATGATGAGGCGCCGGTATACCGCGACCCGCCGTCCAATAACTGGTTCGGCATGCAGGCATGGGGCGTAGAGCGGATCGCTGAGCTGTATTATGCACTGGCTTCGCAAGGCGATACCAGCTCTGAGAATTTCCAAATGGCCAAGCAGATTGTAACGAAATGGGCAGATTGGTCGATGGATTATGTGTTCGCCAACAGCCGTCCGGTAGCGGATAGCGAGGGCTATTATCTGGATGCGCAGAACAACCGTATTCTGGGTGGGGCGAATGCACAAGTAGCTACAACGCCTGCACCTGGCGAGTTCTGGCTGCCAAGCAATCTGGAATGGTCTGGACAGCCGAACACATGGAACGGCCTGGCGAATCATACAGGCAATTCGAATCTGAAGGCAGTTACTAAGGACCCGAACCAGGATGCAGGCGTGCTGGGAAGCTATATTAAAGCGCTGGTCTTCTTCGCGGCTGCGACAGAGCAGGAGAATGGCAGCTATACGGCACTGGGGCAGCAGGCTGCAGAGCTGTCCAAGGATCTGCTTGATGTAGCATGGAACTACAACGATGGCCTCGGCATTGTAACGGAGGAGGAGCGTGCAGATTACTTCCGCTACTTCGAGAAGGAAATCTATATTCCAGGCGGCTGGAGCGGCGTAACTGGCCAAGGCAATACGATCCCTGGCAATGCTGGTGTACCTTCCGATCCGTCCAAGGGCGGCAATGGCGTATACATCTCTTACGCTGATCTGCGTCCAGATATTGTGAATGATCCACAATGGCAATATCTCGTCGATACGTACAATAACTCGTACAACAAGCAAACGAAGCAATGGGAGAACGGTAAGCCGGTATTTACGTACCACCGCTTCTGGTCTCAGGTAGATATAGCGACGGCTTATGCTGAGTATGACCGACTGATCAATGGTGATAATGGCGGTCCGGTACAGCCTACTGTTCCAAGTGCGCCAATCAATGTTCAAGCTCAAGCAGGCAACGGCAAGGTGGAGCTGAGCTGGAGCAAGGTAACAGGTGCGACTAGCTATGTTGTAGCTCGTTCGACAACTTCTGGCGGGCCATACACGACAGTGGGCACTCCAACCACGAATGCGTATACCGATACGAATGTAACGAATGGAACGACGTATTACTATGTCATTCGCGCGGTGAATGCCGTCGGAGAGAGCGCGAACTCTGTACAGGTGAGCGCGACGCCGACCAGCACGCCAACACCGACCTCCAACCTGGTGCTGCAATATAGCACGAGCGACACGAACCCGCTGGATAACACGATTCGCTTCCAGGTTCGCGTGGTCAATCAGGGAACGAGTGCGATCGATCTGAAGGATGTGAAAATCCGCTATTACTATACGAAGGAATCGGCACAAGCTCAGCAATTCTTCACAGACTATGCTCAGGTTGGCAGCTCGAACATCACGGGCACATTCGGCTCGGTCAGTCCAGCGAAAACAGGAGCTGACAGCTATGTCGAGATTGGCTTCAGCGCAGGAGCAGGCAGCCTCGCTCCAGGAGCCAACAGCGGCGATATTCAGATTCGTCTGCATAACGCCGACTGGTCCAACTTTAATGAGAACAACGACTATTCCTACAACGGTATGCAAAACAGCTATGCCAATTGGAACAAAGTAACCATCTATCATAACGGTGTGCTGGCTTGGGGAATGGAGCCGTAAGGAAAGCAGTACGCTGGCTACCCAGAGCGGGTGGGCGTATGATGCAATAAGGTAGACAGGGCGTCTCCTCGTCACGATGACGAGGGGGCGTCCTTTTTATAGGTAGATCATGCCAGGCAGATGTATAGAGGGGGCTTCATAAGAAGGGACTTCTCAAGCGACTCGAAATAAGCTATACTTTAGTCAAACAAAGTCATCAGATGACCTGATTAATTATAGGGGGCGTCCTCATGTTCATGGATTCAATCAGACAGCAGCTTATCTCCATTGTCGGGGAGCAGTGGTTCAAGGATGACCCGCAATCGCTAGTTACCCATTCCTATGATGGCACACCAATGCTGCAATCACTGCCGGACGGGGTAATCTACCCGGAGAGCACGGCACAGGTATCCGCCATAATGAAGGTGCTGCATGAGCACCGGATTCCGCTGGTGAGCCGCGGCTCGGGGACGAATCTGTGCGGCGGTACGGTGCCGGTGCAAGGCGGGGTTGTGATGGTTATGCATCGGATGAACCGCATCGTGGAGGTGGATCTGGAGAATCTGACGGCTACGGTGCAGCCTGGACTGAATACGAAGCAATTCATCACCCATGTTGAACAGCTCGGCTTGTTCTATCCGCCTGATCCGAGCAGTATGGCAATCTCAACGATCGGCGGCAACATCGCGGAATGCTCCGGCGGCTTGCGCGGACTGAAATACGGAACGACCAAGGATTACGTCATCGGACTGGAGGCGGTGCTGGCCAATGGCGAGGTTCTGCGCACAGGCGGCAAGCTGATGAAGGATGTGGCTGGCTATGATCTGACGAAGCTGCTGGTCGGCTCGGAAGGGACGCTGGCCGTCATTACCGAGGCGACGCTCAAGCTGATCCCGCCGCCCAAGGCGAAGAAGACGATGCTGGCAATGTACAAGGATCTGTATGGAGCCGCCCGCACTGTATCGAAAATTATCGAAAACAAGATTATCCCTGCGACGTTGGAGTTCATGGACAATCCGACGATTCGAGTTGTGGATGCCTTCGCCAAGCTGGGACTGCCGCTGGATATGGAGGCCATCCTCTTGATCGAGCAGGATGGGGAGCCGGAGACGGTGGAGCGGGACATCGCGATCATCGAGCAGATCTGTCGCAGCGAGCAGGCCGACCAGATCAGTGTGGCGGCAGATGAGCAGGAGGCGCTCAAGCTGCTGACCGCGCGGCGCAGCGCATTCACTGCGCTGGCGCGCCTAAGGCCGACCACGATACTGGAGGATGCGACGGTTCCCCGTTC contains:
- a CDS encoding glycoside hydrolase family 48 protein, producing MPRFTTKLWGKLLSGVLSGVLLFSAIGGVASANTSPDATIASSVEQTRFLQLYAQIKDPASGYFSAEGIPYHAIETLMSEAPDYGHMTTSEAYSYWMWLEVLYGYHTKDWSKLEEAWDNMEKYIIPTNEGGVNEQPTVSYYNPSSPATYAAELPQPDLYPSVLNGKYTPGRDPIDAELRATYGNNASYLMHWLVDVDNWYGFGNLLNPTHTATYVNTFQRGEQESVWEAIPHPSQDDKTFGKAGEGYMSLFTKENQAPSAQWRYTNATDAEARAIQAMYWAKELGYNNQVYLDKAKKMGDYLRYGMYDKYFQKIGSAANGNPVAGNGKDANHYLMAWYTSWGGGLGQSGNWSWRIGASHIHQGYQNVLASFALSDGGLTPQSATAGQDWENTLKRQLEFYTWLQSAEGAIAGGATNSWGGDYKAYPAGKSTFYGMAYDEAPVYRDPPSNNWFGMQAWGVERIAELYYALASQGDTSSENFQMAKQIVTKWADWSMDYVFANSRPVADSEGYYLDAQNNRILGGANAQVATTPAPGEFWLPSNLEWSGQPNTWNGLANHTGNSNLKAVTKDPNQDAGVLGSYIKALVFFAAATEQENGSYTALGQQAAELSKDLLDVAWNYNDGLGIVTEEERADYFRYFEKEIYIPGGWSGVTGQGNTIPGNAGVPSDPSKGGNGVYISYADLRPDIVNDPQWQYLVDTYNNSYNKQTKQWENGKPVFTYHRFWSQVDIATAYAEYDRLINGDNGGPVQPTVPSAPINVQAQAGNGKVELSWSKVTGATSYVVARSTTSGGPYTTVGTPTTNAYTDTNVTNGTTYYYVIRAVNAVGESANSVQVSATPTSTPTPTSNLVLQYSTSDTNPLDNTIRFQVRVVNQGTSAIDLKDVKIRYYYTKESAQAQQFFTDYAQVGSSNITGTFGSVSPAKTGADSYVEIGFSAGAGSLAPGANSGDIQIRLHNADWSNFNENNDYSYNGMQNSYANWNKVTIYHNGVLAWGMEP
- a CDS encoding FAD-linked oxidase C-terminal domain-containing protein, encoding MFMDSIRQQLISIVGEQWFKDDPQSLVTHSYDGTPMLQSLPDGVIYPESTAQVSAIMKVLHEHRIPLVSRGSGTNLCGGTVPVQGGVVMVMHRMNRIVEVDLENLTATVQPGLNTKQFITHVEQLGLFYPPDPSSMAISTIGGNIAECSGGLRGLKYGTTKDYVIGLEAVLANGEVLRTGGKLMKDVAGYDLTKLLVGSEGTLAVITEATLKLIPPPKAKKTMLAMYKDLYGAARTVSKIIENKIIPATLEFMDNPTIRVVDAFAKLGLPLDMEAILLIEQDGEPETVERDIAIIEQICRSEQADQISVAADEQEALKLLTARRSAFTALARLRPTTILEDATVPRSKIADMVLEINRIASKHNVTICTFGHAGDGNLHPTATTDARDTEEVHRVEAAFEEIFEAAIRLGGTITGEHGVGLVKAPFLEWKVGSAGVEVMKAIKQSFDPHGLLNPGKMFARETRKRVVLHHG